A genome region from Labilibaculum antarcticum includes the following:
- a CDS encoding aldehyde dehydrogenase family protein: MNTIKINSPFDGSLIQEIPLLDEHQVEEKLAKAYALFHDRSRWLQAHERIAILEKTKAIMQTRVEELTKIAASEGGKPYQDSKVEVLRAINGVQLAIEHIGQLKGEQIPMGTTAASINRWAFTLREPIGVVLSVSAFNHPLNLAVHQIIPAFAVGTPVIIKPASSTPLSAIELVKIMKEAGMPEDWAEVVLCNRQNAENMVKDSRINYLSFIGSAKVGWSMRSKLSPGTRCALEHGGSAPVIVEADADLSQTVPALAKGAFYHAGQVCVSVQRVYVHENIIEEFTSKLVLKANALIVGDPMDPKTEVGPLIQPYEVDRVEQWVNEAVAEGAKIMCGGNRISETCYQPTVLLNPNSKSKVSQHEVFGPVVCVYSYSKLQDAINRANSLPLAFQSAIFTSNLDVALDAVNQLNASAVMVNDHTAFRVDWMPFGGRDASGIGTGGIPYSMHEMTREKLMVIKSKVL, translated from the coding sequence ATGAACACAATAAAAATAAATTCCCCATTCGATGGCAGTTTAATTCAGGAAATTCCTTTGCTCGATGAGCATCAGGTCGAAGAAAAACTCGCTAAAGCATATGCATTGTTTCATGATCGTTCTCGTTGGTTGCAAGCACACGAGCGTATTGCCATATTGGAAAAAACAAAAGCCATAATGCAAACGCGGGTCGAAGAACTCACGAAAATCGCAGCTTCCGAAGGCGGAAAACCTTATCAGGATAGTAAAGTGGAAGTGCTTCGTGCAATTAACGGCGTGCAATTGGCCATTGAGCACATTGGTCAGTTAAAAGGAGAGCAGATTCCCATGGGAACAACAGCGGCTTCTATAAATCGTTGGGCATTTACCCTGCGCGAGCCAATAGGTGTAGTTCTTAGCGTAAGCGCTTTTAATCATCCGTTAAATTTGGCTGTGCATCAAATAATTCCAGCTTTTGCTGTCGGAACACCCGTTATCATAAAGCCGGCATCATCAACGCCGCTATCGGCAATCGAGTTGGTGAAAATTATGAAAGAAGCCGGTATGCCTGAGGATTGGGCTGAGGTAGTTCTTTGTAATCGCCAAAATGCAGAAAACATGGTGAAAGATTCGCGGATAAACTACCTTTCATTTATTGGATCGGCCAAGGTGGGATGGAGTATGCGGTCTAAGTTGTCACCAGGAACCCGATGTGCGCTGGAACATGGCGGTTCGGCACCTGTAATTGTCGAGGCCGACGCCGATCTGTCGCAAACCGTGCCTGCATTGGCAAAAGGTGCTTTCTATCATGCCGGTCAGGTCTGCGTATCCGTTCAGCGGGTATATGTTCACGAAAATATTATCGAAGAATTCACTTCCAAATTGGTCCTAAAAGCCAATGCTTTGATTGTTGGAGATCCTATGGATCCTAAAACAGAAGTTGGACCTTTAATTCAGCCTTACGAGGTCGATCGGGTAGAGCAATGGGTAAACGAAGCTGTTGCCGAAGGCGCGAAAATAATGTGTGGAGGCAATAGAATTTCCGAAACCTGTTATCAGCCAACGGTTCTGCTAAATCCTAATTCTAAATCGAAAGTTTCTCAGCACGAGGTGTTTGGCCCTGTTGTTTGTGTCTATTCTTATTCCAAATTGCAGGATGCTATTAATCGCGCAAATTCATTGCCTTTGGCCTTTCAGTCTGCCATTTTCACCTCTAATTTAGATGTGGCTCTCGATGCTGTCAATCAATTGAATGCATCGGCCGTAATGGTAAATGATCATACCGCTTTTCGGGTCGATTGGATGCCTTTTGGCGGACGTGATGCTTCCGGAATTGGCACTGGAGGAATTCCGTATTCCATGCACGAAATGACTCGCGAAAAACTCATGGTGATTAAATCGAAAGTATTGTAA
- a CDS encoding pirin family protein, producing the protein MKKVFHEAGTRGSSQLDWLNSKHSFSFADYYCPERIQFGALRVINDDVVKAGMGFGTHAHQNMEIISIPLKGALKHKDSAGHSELINVNDIQVMTAGKGIMHSEYNASETEDVHFLQVWIIPEKEGLEPSYDQKTFPDLNKDGELQLLVAPKSSQHNSLKINQNSYVYRAKITSGNTLEYQINGNANGVYLFILNGELTVDGEILRSRDGIGVNDVQSLEIKGIVDSEFLIFEVPMH; encoded by the coding sequence ATGAAAAAGGTATTTCACGAGGCAGGAACAAGAGGAAGCAGTCAATTGGATTGGTTGAATAGCAAGCATAGTTTCAGTTTTGCAGATTACTACTGTCCGGAGCGAATCCAATTTGGAGCGTTAAGAGTAATTAATGATGATGTTGTTAAAGCAGGAATGGGCTTTGGAACTCATGCGCACCAAAATATGGAGATCATCTCAATACCTTTAAAAGGAGCGTTGAAGCATAAGGATAGTGCCGGACATTCCGAATTAATTAATGTGAATGATATTCAGGTAATGACCGCAGGAAAAGGGATCATGCATTCAGAATACAATGCATCTGAAACCGAAGATGTTCATTTTCTTCAAGTTTGGATCATTCCTGAAAAAGAAGGACTGGAGCCGAGTTACGATCAAAAAACATTTCCAGATTTAAATAAGGATGGGGAATTGCAATTACTTGTTGCTCCCAAATCATCACAACATAATAGCTTGAAAATTAATCAAAATTCGTATGTGTACCGAGCAAAAATAACCAGTGGAAATACACTGGAATATCAAATAAACGGTAACGCCAACGGAGTGTATCTTTTTATTCTTAACGGAGAACTAACAGTTGATGGCGAAATTCTTCGATCGCGAGATGGCATAGGGGTGAATGATGTTCAGTCATTGGAGATTAAAGGTATTGTTGATTCTGAATTTTTGATTTTTGAAGTGCCAATGCATTAA
- a CDS encoding LacI family DNA-binding transcriptional regulator translates to MANRPVTIKDIAEKLSISVSTVSRALKNNPEISLTTREAVQKLAKELKYQPNPLAVALKTQKSNTIGVVVPQIVSSFFATVVKGIEQVADEHNYQVFVSSSNEKIEKEEKNVNGFLNMRMDGIILSLTRATTTFDHILKIQDRGVPMVLFDRTSKEIEVSKVVADDAAAAHTAVTHLINGGAKRVAFMTGPEFMLFGTNRLRGYKKALKDNNIPLDETLISRCDFTYEDAKNLALDLLGRSNRPDAIFAINDDMAIGAIAAAKELGLNVPNDLAVVGFSNSRRSRYMEPSVSTMDQNPIAVGREAATLLFEQMEKTPEAKDIKEVVVHADLIVRTSSDK, encoded by the coding sequence ATGGCAAACCGACCTGTTACCATTAAAGACATAGCTGAGAAACTAAGTATCTCAGTTTCCACTGTCTCACGTGCTCTTAAGAACAATCCCGAAATTAGCTTAACAACCAGAGAAGCAGTTCAGAAATTGGCAAAGGAATTAAAGTACCAACCAAATCCATTGGCTGTTGCTTTAAAAACACAAAAATCAAATACGATTGGTGTTGTTGTTCCGCAAATTGTTAGTTCTTTTTTTGCTACTGTGGTAAAAGGAATCGAGCAGGTTGCTGATGAGCACAATTATCAGGTGTTTGTTAGTTCTTCAAACGAGAAAATCGAAAAGGAAGAGAAAAATGTAAATGGATTCCTGAACATGAGAATGGATGGAATTATTCTATCACTTACTCGTGCAACAACTACATTCGATCATATTCTTAAAATTCAGGATCGAGGAGTGCCAATGGTGCTTTTCGATAGAACATCTAAAGAAATCGAGGTTTCTAAAGTTGTTGCTGATGATGCAGCTGCTGCTCATACCGCAGTAACTCATTTGATTAATGGAGGAGCTAAAAGAGTTGCTTTCATGACAGGGCCTGAGTTCATGTTGTTCGGAACAAATAGATTAAGAGGTTATAAAAAAGCCTTGAAAGACAATAATATCCCTCTTGATGAAACCTTAATTTCCCGATGTGATTTTACGTATGAAGATGCGAAAAATCTGGCGTTGGATTTATTGGGTAGATCCAATCGTCCGGATGCGATTTTCGCAATAAATGACGATATGGCGATTGGAGCCATTGCAGCTGCAAAAGAATTAGGTCTTAACGTTCCTAATGATCTAGCTGTAGTTGGATTTTCAAATAGTCGGAGATCACGTTATATGGAACCTTCAGTTTCTACTATGGATCAAAATCCAATAGCGGTGGGTCGTGAAGCTGCTACATTATTGTTTGAGCAAATGGAGAAAACACCGGAAGCAAAAGACATAAAAGAAGTTGTGGTTCATGCCGATTTGATTGTTAGAACATCGAGTGATAAATAA
- the rlmN gene encoding 23S rRNA (adenine(2503)-C(2))-methyltransferase RlmN yields the protein MMVKDTLLGKTLEELIQITADLKLPKFAAKQIADWLYKKDITSIEEMSNLSAKARAALAEKYDMGIILSTKVESSVDGTKKYLYPTNLAHQFIETAYIPDKKRSTLCVSSQVGCKMGCLFCMTGKQGFQGQLSSGEIINQIRSLPERENLTNIVYMGMGEPLDNVPELMKSLEILTSDYGMAMSPRRITVSTIGIIPGMIEFLNHSECHLAVSLHTPFEDERKRLMPVQNVYPIKDVLQIIRDFDFGLQRRISFEYIMFKGINDTPAHVKELCRILDGIKCRINLIRFHPIPDTPLEGSDEATMEDFKEQLVKKGITTTVRRSRGLDIFAACGLLSTKELVKRQEEEKDF from the coding sequence ATGATGGTTAAAGATACCCTATTAGGAAAAACACTTGAGGAGCTAATTCAAATAACAGCTGATTTAAAACTCCCAAAATTTGCGGCCAAACAAATTGCCGATTGGTTGTATAAGAAAGACATTACAAGTATTGAAGAGATGTCGAATCTCTCGGCTAAGGCAAGAGCTGCTTTAGCAGAAAAATATGATATGGGCATTATTCTATCAACCAAAGTAGAATCGTCGGTTGATGGCACAAAGAAGTACCTCTATCCAACAAATCTTGCTCATCAATTTATTGAAACAGCATACATTCCAGATAAGAAACGAAGTACACTTTGTGTTTCCTCTCAGGTTGGTTGTAAAATGGGTTGTTTATTTTGCATGACTGGCAAACAAGGTTTTCAAGGACAACTTTCAAGTGGTGAAATCATCAATCAAATTAGAAGTCTGCCCGAAAGAGAAAATCTTACCAATATAGTTTACATGGGAATGGGGGAACCTTTGGATAATGTTCCTGAGCTCATGAAATCATTGGAGATTCTTACATCGGATTATGGGATGGCCATGAGTCCAAGAAGAATCACGGTTTCTACAATTGGAATTATACCAGGAATGATTGAATTCCTGAACCATAGCGAATGTCATTTGGCCGTAAGTCTGCACACTCCTTTCGAAGATGAAAGAAAAAGATTAATGCCTGTTCAAAATGTATACCCTATAAAAGATGTACTTCAGATTATTCGTGATTTTGATTTTGGGCTTCAGCGCAGAATTTCTTTCGAATACATCATGTTTAAGGGAATTAACGATACTCCTGCACACGTAAAAGAACTCTGCAGAATATTAGATGGAATTAAATGCAGAATCAATTTGATTCGTTTCCACCCAATTCCCGATACTCCTTTAGAAGGTTCTGATGAAGCTACCATGGAGGATTTTAAAGAACAACTCGTTAAAAAAGGAATAACAACTACAGTAAGAAGATCGAGAGGGCTTGATATTTTTGCAGCTTGTGGATTGCTTTCTACGAAAGAACTGGTAAAAAGACAAGAAGAAGAAAAAGATTTCTAA